The following coding sequences are from one Candidatus Ancaeobacter aquaticus window:
- a CDS encoding AbrB/MazE/SpoVT family DNA-binding domain-containing protein produces MTISMTAKHQITIPKKIADALDLRKGSMFEITIYKNKIELIPLEIKRKAFTKEVYKKLDILSAREKGKEKRVTKRFIENLKSGKA; encoded by the coding sequence ATGACAATTTCAATGACCGCTAAACATCAAATAACAATACCCAAAAAGATTGCAGATGCACTTGATTTAAGGAAAGGTTCCATGTTTGAAATAACGATTTATAAAAACAAAATTGAGCTTATTCCTCTTGAGATAAAAAGGAAAGCGTTTACGAAAGAGGTATATAAGAAATTGGATATCCTTTCTGCGCGGGAAAAGGGGAAGGAGAAACGAGTAACTAAAAGGTTTATAGAAAACCTAAAAAGTGGAAAGGCTTAA